A genomic stretch from Salarias fasciatus chromosome 18, fSalaFa1.1, whole genome shotgun sequence includes:
- the mep1bb gene encoding meprin A subunit beta yields MSLNRSSTVYDVDGGRDLDIFDINEEAGLDLMEGDIVLDGRQTRNSLIGDEYRWPKTIPYYMEDDLEINAKGVIHKAFEQYRLKSCIDFKPWTGEANYISIFKGGGCFSSVGNRKVGKQRLSIGAGCDRIATIEHEFLHALGFWHEQSRSDRDDYVEIMWDRISEGKEHNFNTYDDTTSSSLGVPYDYGSMMHYSKNAFRNGTEPTIVTRIPAFSDVIGQRMEFSDSDLLKLHRLYNCSQSSTFLDSCDFERENICGMIQGPGDKADWVRVSKVTGGPETDYSNMGKCTGSGYFMHFSTGTASVGDNSLLESRILYPKRGYQCLQFFYYNSAGASDTLKIHVREYDAANPNGTLRFITTIEGSTQNLWDLHHVSLDVQNKFRVVFEGTKVGSGPSTGGLSLDDINISETTCPEFIWRVKNFRNVMETTPMKTSIVSPPFTSKEGYTFQMQLYPNGTDGYPGQLSAYAHLVAREGDTGQVWPCPWKQITMMLMDQNPHIQKRMSNQRSVTTDPSMKITDSEQFFWDDPRKVGFEVEDTDGTTYFRGPGSGTAVYLTHQRAKSRDFIKGEDAIFLLTMEDVSHLTVTQPVPSTTRPTVSSTTRPIVSSTTPSSVSSTTPRPEACLGVTCQNEGVCMLDEGKAVCRCVVGEDWWYYGSRCQYKGYLEDQTIIAVASSLSVLAAMLVITVVTALCVKKKYKKRAAPNFVMENMHTKP; encoded by the exons ATGTCTTTAAATCGTTCTTCTACAGTCTACGATGTGGATGGTGGACGGGACCTTGACATCTTTGACATAAACGAAG AGGCAGGGTTAGACCTTATGGAAGGAGACATCGTGCTCGATGGG AGACAAACTCGGAATTCCTTGATAGGGGATGAGTACAGATGGCCGAAGACAATCCCATACTACATGGAAGATGACCTCG AGATCAATGCTAAAGGTGTTATTCACAAGGCCTTCGAGCAGTACCGACTCAAGAGCTGCATCGACTTCAAGCCTTGGACTGGAGAAGCAAACTATATTTCCATATTCAAAGGAGGCGG CTGCTTTTCCTCTGTAGGTAACCGGAAAGTTGGAAAGCAGAGACTGTCAATCGGGGCAGGCTGTGATCGTATTGCCACCATTGAGCACGAGTTCCTTCACGCTTTGGGTTTCTGGCATGAGCAGTCCAGATCTGACCGTGACGATTATGTCGAAATCATGTGGGATCGCATCTCAGAGG GCAAAGAGCACAACTTTAACACCTACGACGACACCACCTCCAGCTCGCTTGGTGTTCCCTACGACTACGGCTCCATGATGCACTACAGTAAAAACGCCTTTCGCAACGGCACCGAGCCCACCATCGTCACCAGGATCCCGGCCTTCAGCGACGTTATCGGCCAGAGGATGGAGTTCAGTGACAGTgacctgctgaagctgcacCGCCTCTACAACTGCA GCCAGAGCTCCACCTTCCTGGATTCATGCGATTTTGAGCGTGAGAACATCTGCGGCATGATCCAGGGACCGGGGGACAAGGCCGACTGGGTTCGGGTTTCCAAAGTTACGGGCGGTCCTGAAACCGACTACTCTAACATGGGCAAATGCACCG GCTCTGGGTATTTTATGCACTTCAGCACCGGCACAGCCAGCGTTGGGGacaacagcctgctggagagcAGGATCCTGTATCCCAAAAGAGGTTACCAGTGTCTGCAGTTCTTCTACTACAACAGCGCTGGCGCCAGCGACACCCTGAAAATCCACGTCAGGGAATATGATGCAGCTAATCCCAACGGAACACTGCGCTTTATAACGACCATAGAAG GATCAACCCAGAATCTGTGGGATCTGCACCATGTGAGTCTGGACGTCCAGAACAAGTTCCGTGTTGTCTTTGAAGGCACCAAAGTGGGCAGTGGACCCTCCACAGGAGGACTGTCCCTGGATGATATCAACATTTCTGAGACCACCTGTCCAGAGTTTATATGGCGGGTGAAAAACTTCCGTAATGTTATGGAAACCACTCCAATGAAGACATCGATCGTTAGCCCTCCTTTTACCTCCAAAGAGGGTTACACCTTCCAGATGCAACTGTACCCCAACGGTACCGACGGCTACCCCGGGCAGCTGTCAGCCTACGCTCACCTGGTGGCCCGCGAAGGCGACACGGGACAGGTATGGCCATGTCCCTGGAAACAGATTACCATGATGCTCATGGACCAAAACCCCCACATCCAGAAGCGCATGTCCAACCAGCGCAGCGTCACCACCGACCCCAGCATGAAGATAACAG ACTCTGAACAGTTTTTCTGGGATGATCCTCGTAAGGTTGGTTTCGAGGTGGAAGACACAGATGGGACCACGTATTTCCGTGGGCCGGGCTCTGGGACAGCTGTGTACCTCACCCACCAGAGAGCCAAGAGCAGGGACTTTATCAAGGGAGAAGATgccatcttcctcctcactaTGGAGG acGTGTCCCACCTGACGGTGACCCAGCCTGTGCCGTCCACCACCCGGCCGACTGTTTCATCCACCACCCGGCCGATTGTTTCGTCCACCACCCCGTCCTCTGTTTCGTCCACCACCCCGCGTCCTGAAGCCTGCCTCGGCGTGACCTGTCAGAACGAGGGAGTCTGCATGTTGGATGAAGGCAAAGCTGtctgcag gtgtgtggtGGGTGAAGACTGGTGGTACTACGGAAGCCGCTGTCAGTACAAGGGATACCTCGAGGACCAAACGATCATCGCTGTggcctcctctctgtctgtgctGGCAGCAATGCTGGTGATCACAGTGGTCACTGCCCTCTGCGTGAAGAAGAAGTATAAGAAACGTGCTGCTCCTAATTTCGTCATGGAAAACATGCATACGAAGCCTTAA